From one Desulfurobacterium thermolithotrophum DSM 11699 genomic stretch:
- the hmdC gene encoding 5,10-methenyltetrahydromethanopterin hydrogenase cofactor biosynthesis protein HmdC produces the protein MKELIYRTIQGDINSQYILYKKAKEEIQKLFENIKKLSDGELIALGQRFKEFPFGCDLNEIMVDVVSLKQEIDEIRGGFRLVDRLGFPIHVCSYVVAELAEREGKTPLELMKELRALTSMPIDIDHFGQFGPMRYPEEIAKCPAYCYRSGKPFNGCPRGRIHKRLIEKERCFAKEKEGWSELVQSISVSLMAFQKNTVHAASPEETLKVIDFAKSKKKGVGAIICVGNGKDELLRGLKACIKHSIDEIVIEGGPYNTAPNRVRAFGETVVMARIIAPGKIVATNGQYEDELRFGLKCGLNSVISGFPGNHHAYMSGYKPEKATIDRFGLPKIIELMAQELKDSPFPIPADRESAIVIAKSAKFLGKETIYPNGKLGDIYIGDAHWFLLLNSPLAQGINIKWSLELLTEFIRKNKFKKVGLLGGRFIAWGIAKAIDPFVKEILVSDKDKRIENTTVKVFKEYLSSKITRCNGNDDMCIKNSEITVLCSFIPSFIRKFKGIQKVITLES, from the coding sequence ATGAAAGAACTAATATATAGAACCATTCAAGGAGATATTAACTCTCAATACATTCTTTATAAAAAAGCAAAAGAAGAAATTCAAAAACTTTTTGAAAATATCAAAAAGCTAAGTGACGGAGAATTAATTGCACTCGGACAACGGTTTAAAGAATTTCCATTTGGATGTGACCTAAACGAAATTATGGTTGATGTTGTAAGCTTAAAACAGGAAATAGATGAAATCCGAGGAGGATTTCGTCTTGTTGATAGATTAGGTTTTCCCATACATGTCTGCTCTTACGTTGTTGCCGAACTTGCAGAAAGAGAAGGAAAAACTCCCTTAGAGTTAATGAAAGAATTGAGAGCTCTAACATCTATGCCTATTGATATTGACCATTTTGGACAGTTTGGACCCATGAGATACCCTGAAGAAATAGCCAAATGTCCGGCATACTGTTATCGTTCCGGAAAACCATTTAACGGCTGTCCACGGGGAAGAATACACAAAAGACTAATAGAAAAGGAAAGGTGCTTTGCTAAAGAAAAAGAAGGCTGGTCAGAACTTGTTCAATCAATAAGTGTTAGCCTAATGGCTTTTCAAAAGAACACTGTTCACGCTGCATCTCCAGAAGAAACTTTAAAAGTAATCGATTTTGCAAAATCAAAGAAAAAGGGTGTTGGTGCAATAATCTGTGTAGGAAACGGAAAAGATGAATTACTAAGAGGTTTAAAAGCCTGTATTAAACATAGTATTGACGAAATAGTTATTGAAGGTGGACCTTACAACACAGCACCTAACAGAGTACGAGCTTTTGGTGAAACAGTTGTTATGGCAAGAATCATTGCTCCTGGAAAAATAGTAGCAACAAATGGCCAATATGAAGATGAGCTCCGATTTGGACTCAAATGTGGTTTAAACAGTGTAATAAGTGGATTTCCAGGCAATCATCACGCTTACATGTCAGGTTACAAACCAGAAAAAGCTACTATAGATAGATTTGGTTTACCAAAAATCATAGAGCTAATGGCTCAAGAATTAAAAGATTCTCCCTTTCCTATCCCTGCAGACAGAGAAAGTGCAATTGTAATAGCAAAATCTGCAAAGTTTCTCGGAAAAGAAACCATTTACCCAAATGGAAAATTAGGAGATATTTACATAGGAGACGCTCATTGGTTTTTACTTCTTAACTCTCCATTAGCTCAAGGTATAAATATTAAATGGTCTCTTGAACTTTTAACTGAATTTATAAGAAAAAATAAGTTTAAAAAAGTAGGTTTGTTAGGAGGACGTTTTATCGCTTGGGGAATAGCAAAAGCTATAGATCCTTTTGTCAAAGAAATACTTGTAAGCGATAAAGACAAAAGAATAGAAAATACAACTGTTAAAGTCTTTAAAGAGTATCTTTCTTCAAAAATAACACGTTGTAATGGTAATGACGATATGTGTATTAAGAATTCAGAGATAACAGTCTTATGTTCTTTTATTCCGTCTTTTATAAGAAAGTTTAAAGGAATACAAAAAGTTATTACTCTTGAAAGTTAA
- a CDS encoding alpha/beta fold hydrolase — MDKVFTLHGWSFDSSIWSISSFERAVHLVLPGHGISPFKSTDILNLSKEVGEFIPFDSTLIGWSLGASVAALTAVFYPQKVKELVLYAPTISFSVVSQPETVVKKFLRKLKKDFLGTVYYFRNLCSKERWNIPEFSREKTIELLESFTWFDLTPYIKRITLPVTVIVGEKDFVTGLKGAFEFWKITKKCTLKVVPEADHLTVLKYS, encoded by the coding sequence ATGGATAAAGTTTTCACTCTTCACGGATGGAGCTTTGATAGCTCCATCTGGTCTATTTCTTCTTTTGAGAGAGCAGTTCATTTAGTTCTACCTGGACATGGAATTTCTCCGTTTAAATCTACAGACATCTTAAACCTTTCAAAAGAAGTAGGAGAATTCATACCTTTTGACTCTACTCTTATTGGTTGGTCATTAGGAGCTTCTGTTGCTGCTTTAACTGCTGTTTTTTATCCCCAAAAAGTTAAAGAGTTAGTACTTTATGCACCTACTATTTCTTTTTCTGTAGTTTCTCAACCTGAAACAGTTGTTAAGAAATTTCTTAGAAAGCTAAAAAAAGACTTTCTTGGAACTGTTTATTACTTTAGAAATCTCTGTTCAAAAGAAAGGTGGAATATTCCAGAGTTTTCCCGTGAAAAAACAATAGAGCTTTTAGAGAGTTTTACTTGGTTTGACCTTACTCCATACATAAAAAGAATAACTCTTCCGGTAACTGTTATTGTTGGAGAAAAGGATTTTGTTACTGGATTAAAAGGAGCATTTGAGTTTTGGAAAATTACAAAAAAGTGCACATTAAAAGTAGTTCCCGAAGCCGATCATTTGACCGTTTTAAAGTATAGTTAA
- a CDS encoding S41 family peptidase gives MKKAFKSVLFFSLLITFIFSLGKVSLSAVSEGKATEEKEVKYIRLFTEVYQLVKDRYVEPVTPKKLFEGAIQGMLGKLDPHSTLFTPDKLKEFEVETQGEFGGLGIQITKTKDGKLMIIAPIEDTPAYKAGIKAGDVIVKIEKKEVTPDMTLMEAVKLMRGKPGTKITIWIWRKGWSEPKPFTITRAIIKIQSVKYRMLKGDIGYIRFTMFQKNSVEEFKKALQELVKDKKLKGVIVDVRNNPGGLLDSAVSISDYFLPKGALIVYTKGRIPDSIKRFYSTNDPILPLGIPVVMLVNGGTASAAEILTGALRYNDRAIVVGEKTFGKGSVQTLYPLEMGYAVKITTAKYYMPNNECIDGKGIEPDIEVKLSKEDIEQLKEDAKEIEEHPEKTEEIRKEREKRIDNQLRRAIEVIKEFYLFQQMKQRKPDQKKAA, from the coding sequence ATGAAGAAAGCATTTAAGTCAGTACTTTTCTTTTCACTACTTATTACTTTTATTTTTTCCTTAGGGAAAGTTTCTCTTTCTGCGGTTTCAGAGGGAAAAGCGACTGAAGAAAAGGAAGTAAAATACATTCGTCTCTTTACAGAAGTTTACCAGCTTGTTAAAGATAGGTACGTTGAGCCTGTAACTCCTAAGAAACTTTTTGAAGGTGCTATTCAAGGAATGCTTGGAAAGCTCGATCCTCACTCTACTCTTTTTACTCCTGATAAGCTTAAAGAGTTTGAAGTAGAAACTCAAGGAGAGTTTGGAGGATTAGGAATTCAGATAACAAAGACAAAAGATGGAAAGCTCATGATTATTGCTCCTATAGAGGATACTCCGGCTTACAAAGCTGGAATTAAGGCCGGAGATGTTATAGTGAAGATAGAGAAAAAAGAAGTTACTCCTGATATGACTTTAATGGAAGCTGTAAAACTTATGAGAGGGAAACCAGGGACAAAAATAACTATCTGGATATGGAGAAAAGGTTGGTCAGAACCAAAACCTTTTACAATCACAAGAGCAATAATAAAGATTCAAAGTGTTAAGTATAGAATGCTCAAAGGAGACATAGGTTATATAAGATTTACAATGTTCCAGAAAAACTCAGTGGAAGAGTTTAAGAAAGCTCTTCAAGAACTTGTAAAAGATAAAAAGTTAAAAGGTGTTATTGTTGACGTTAGAAATAATCCTGGAGGACTTTTAGATTCTGCTGTTTCAATAAGCGATTATTTCCTTCCGAAAGGAGCTCTTATCGTCTATACGAAGGGAAGAATTCCTGATAGCATTAAGAGGTTCTATTCTACTAATGATCCTATTCTTCCTCTTGGTATTCCTGTTGTTATGCTTGTTAATGGCGGTACTGCAAGTGCTGCTGAAATTCTTACAGGAGCTCTTAGATATAACGATAGAGCTATCGTCGTAGGCGAAAAGACTTTTGGAAAAGGTTCTGTTCAAACTCTTTATCCACTTGAAATGGGATACGCTGTAAAGATAACAACTGCAAAATACTACATGCCAAACAACGAATGTATAGATGGAAAAGGAATAGAACCTGATATTGAGGTTAAACTTTCTAAAGAAGACATAGAACAGCTAAAGGAAGATGCAAAAGAAATAGAAGAACATCCAGAAAAAACAGAGGAAATAAGGAAGGAAAGAGAAAAGAGAATAGATAACCAGCTAAGAAGAGCTATCGAGGTTATTAAAGAGTTTTATTTATTCCAACAGATGAAACAAAGAAAACCAGATCAGAAGAAAGCGGCATAG
- a CDS encoding transketolase family protein: MEKVSLRDAYGDTLVELGKKDERIVVLDADLSGSTKTSKFAKVFPDRFFNMGVAEINMVNVAAGLATTGKIAFVSTFAMFATGRAWEAIRQTVCYPELNVKVVCTHGGITVGEDGASHQALEDVANMRNIPNMRVIVPADDIETEQVVRTIAYTDGPFYVRLSREKFPRIFDKNYNFELGKGVVLREGEDVTIVSNGVMTYFALLAAELLEKEGISSEVIHMPTVKPIDSELLVKSASKTKAVVTAEEHSIIGGLGSAVAETLVENYPVPMERVGTPDIFGQSGKGWELLHYYKLDEKGIIEKVKKVLERKR, encoded by the coding sequence ATGGAAAAAGTTAGTCTTAGAGATGCATACGGTGATACTTTAGTGGAGCTTGGGAAAAAAGATGAAAGAATAGTTGTTTTGGATGCTGATCTTTCTGGTTCTACGAAAACTTCCAAGTTTGCAAAAGTTTTTCCAGATAGATTTTTCAATATGGGAGTTGCTGAAATCAACATGGTAAACGTTGCTGCAGGACTTGCAACTACTGGAAAGATAGCTTTTGTAAGTACTTTTGCTATGTTTGCAACTGGTAGAGCTTGGGAGGCAATAAGACAGACAGTTTGTTATCCCGAATTAAATGTAAAAGTTGTATGTACTCACGGTGGAATTACAGTTGGTGAAGATGGAGCAAGTCATCAAGCTTTAGAAGATGTTGCAAACATGAGAAACATTCCAAACATGAGAGTAATTGTTCCAGCAGATGATATAGAGACTGAACAGGTAGTAAGAACAATAGCTTACACAGATGGTCCTTTCTATGTTAGACTTAGTAGAGAAAAGTTTCCAAGAATTTTTGATAAGAACTATAATTTTGAATTAGGAAAAGGGGTTGTTTTAAGAGAAGGAGAGGACGTGACTATTGTTTCAAATGGAGTTATGACTTACTTTGCTCTTCTTGCTGCAGAACTATTGGAAAAAGAAGGAATTTCCTCTGAAGTTATTCATATGCCTACAGTTAAACCTATAGATTCCGAGCTTTTAGTTAAATCCGCATCAAAGACAAAGGCAGTTGTTACTGCTGAAGAGCATTCGATAATTGGAGGACTTGGTTCTGCTGTTGCGGAAACTCTTGTTGAAAACTATCCAGTTCCAATGGAAAGAGTTGGTACTCCTGATATTTTTGGACAGTCCGGAAAAGGATGGGAGCTTTTACACTACTATAAGCTTGATGAAAAGGGAATAATTGAAAAGGTTAAAAAAGTTCTTGAGAGGAAAAGATGA
- a CDS encoding DUF3800 domain-containing protein, protein MFLVYTDESGKELKKNEEGFYRDGPCFLYGGLAVEVEKHHLIENAFKSMCKEILGINNIYETEIHTGDIFYGRKQFKDLDFEKKKEFFKEVLQLLAKFNVPLILGLVYKDTNLFKSDLEKIASAIYAFFYALDSFLLQRGKYGLVIADELEKDIKSIKELLNRNNLTGRKGGIKLSFLIRRVYFEKLNRFGEYSFEPIISLKYKFESQIYAVIDNIHYVNSSFSVFNQLSDIVLFLFNIALEFQETKGFFVDKGKLFKAIAEDFLFFLSKTKSIVTFLCYREKAFDVMFGDFYLSGFRAMMETLKKEQANGT, encoded by the coding sequence GTGTTTCTTGTCTATACAGATGAAAGTGGAAAGGAGCTTAAGAAAAATGAAGAAGGTTTTTACCGTGATGGTCCTTGTTTTCTTTATGGAGGACTTGCTGTAGAAGTAGAAAAACACCATTTAATTGAGAATGCTTTTAAATCTATGTGTAAAGAAATTTTGGGGATTAATAATATATATGAGACTGAAATTCATACTGGAGATATTTTTTATGGAAGAAAACAGTTTAAAGATTTAGATTTTGAAAAGAAAAAAGAATTTTTTAAAGAAGTTTTGCAGCTTCTAGCAAAATTTAATGTTCCTTTAATTTTAGGATTGGTCTACAAGGATACTAATCTGTTTAAGTCTGATTTGGAAAAGATAGCTTCTGCTATTTACGCATTTTTTTATGCTCTTGATAGTTTTCTATTGCAGCGAGGTAAATATGGACTTGTAATAGCTGATGAGCTAGAAAAGGATATTAAGAGTATAAAGGAACTTTTAAATAGAAATAACCTTACTGGAAGGAAGGGAGGGATTAAGCTTTCCTTTTTAATAAGAAGGGTTTACTTTGAAAAGCTTAATAGGTTTGGTGAGTATAGTTTTGAACCTATAATATCTCTTAAATATAAGTTTGAAAGTCAAATTTATGCAGTAATTGACAATATTCATTATGTTAATTCAAGCTTTTCTGTATTTAACCAACTTTCTGATATTGTTCTATTTTTGTTTAATATTGCTTTAGAGTTTCAGGAAACTAAAGGTTTTTTTGTTGACAAAGGAAAGTTGTTTAAAGCAATTGCAGAAGATTTTTTGTTCTTCCTTTCCAAGACAAAAAGTATTGTAACTTTTCTGTGTTATAGAGAAAAAGCTTTTGATGTTATGTTTGGAGATTTTTACTTATCTGGCTTTAGAGCTATGATGGAAACATTGAAGAAAGAGCAGGCAAATGGCACATAG
- a CDS encoding transketolase — protein sequence MIRFEPTFFLERNRDIDEVTLRAIAREVRKDILKMTSAVNSGHPGGAMSATDVIVTLYYYKMRHNPENPKWEKRDRFVLSKGHVCPALYSVLARTGYFPLEKLNEFRKLDGDLQGHPDMNKTPGVEINTGSLGHGIGAAVGMALGLKLSKLDSKVYCMIGDGEAQEGSVWEATMAASHYNLDNLCVILDNNNLQIDGPVDEVMSIYPAMEKWKAFGWHVIEINGHDFEEIKRALDEADTVKYKPTMIVAKTVKGKGVSFMENRAEWHGKALPPDLLKEALKELGGIV from the coding sequence ATGATTAGATTTGAACCAACGTTTTTCTTAGAAAGAAATAGAGATATTGACGAAGTTACGCTAAGAGCAATTGCTAGAGAAGTTAGAAAGGACATTTTAAAAATGACTTCTGCCGTGAATTCAGGTCATCCTGGTGGTGCAATGTCTGCCACAGATGTAATTGTTACCCTCTACTACTACAAAATGAGACACAATCCCGAAAATCCAAAGTGGGAAAAGAGAGACAGGTTTGTTCTTTCAAAAGGTCATGTTTGTCCTGCACTTTATTCAGTTCTTGCAAGAACTGGATATTTTCCTCTTGAAAAACTAAATGAGTTCAGAAAACTTGACGGAGATCTTCAGGGACATCCGGATATGAATAAGACTCCTGGAGTTGAGATAAACACAGGATCTCTTGGACATGGAATTGGTGCTGCTGTTGGAATGGCGCTTGGATTAAAGCTTAGCAAGCTTGATAGTAAAGTGTACTGCATGATTGGTGATGGAGAAGCACAAGAGGGAAGTGTTTGGGAAGCAACAATGGCAGCATCTCACTATAACCTTGATAATCTCTGTGTAATTCTTGATAACAACAATCTTCAAATTGATGGTCCAGTTGATGAAGTTATGTCAATATATCCTGCAATGGAAAAGTGGAAGGCTTTTGGTTGGCATGTCATAGAAATAAACGGTCACGATTTTGAAGAAATAAAGAGAGCTCTTGACGAAGCAGATACGGTAAAGTACAAACCAACAATGATTGTTGCTAAAACTGTTAAAGGCAAGGGTGTTTCCTTTATGGAAAACAGAGCTGAGTGGCATGGAAAAGCTCTACCACCAGACTTACTCAAGGAAGCTTTAAAAGAACTTGGAGGGATTGTATAA
- the argH gene encoding argininosuccinate lyase: MAEGKKLWGGRFKESTDELVEKFTESVSYDKRLAPFDIAGSIAHVKMLEKQGILKKEEAEKIIEGLNEILEEIERGSFEWKTELEDVHMNVEKRLTEKIGSVGGKLHTGRSRNDQVATDVRLYVRHEIEEILKLLEKLRKAFVKQAEENLDVVMPGYTHLQIAQPVLYAHHMLAYYHMFKRDAERFKDTLKRVNISPLGSAALAGTSYPLDREFTAKLLGFTDVTRNSMDAVSDRDFIAETIFNCAMVMMHLSRLSEELVLWSTEEFGFIELPDAFCTGSSIMPQKKNPDVSELTRGKTGRVYGDLMAILTILKGLPLTYNRDLQEDKEPLFDAIDTVKLALKVNAKIVGGMKPRKERMKEQAKKGFSLATDVADYLAKKGVPFREAHRIVGELVAYCLNKGKSLENLTLEEFKQFSDKFNEDVLSLMSVEGSVNSRNIIGGTAKEQVLSEIRKIKEEEGF, translated from the coding sequence GTGGCAGAAGGGAAAAAGCTTTGGGGTGGAAGGTTTAAAGAGTCTACAGATGAGTTAGTTGAGAAATTCACAGAGTCTGTTTCTTACGATAAAAGACTTGCACCTTTTGACATAGCTGGAAGTATTGCTCATGTCAAAATGCTTGAAAAACAAGGAATTTTAAAAAAAGAGGAAGCAGAAAAAATTATTGAGGGTTTAAATGAGATTCTTGAGGAAATTGAAAGGGGAAGTTTTGAGTGGAAGACAGAGCTTGAAGATGTCCACATGAATGTAGAGAAAAGGCTAACGGAGAAAATAGGTTCTGTTGGAGGAAAACTTCATACAGGAAGATCAAGGAATGACCAAGTTGCAACAGATGTAAGGCTTTACGTAAGACATGAAATAGAAGAAATTTTAAAGCTTCTTGAAAAATTAAGGAAAGCCTTTGTAAAACAGGCTGAAGAAAACTTAGACGTTGTTATGCCTGGGTATACTCATCTTCAAATTGCACAGCCAGTTCTTTATGCTCACCACATGCTTGCTTACTACCATATGTTTAAAAGGGATGCTGAAAGGTTCAAAGATACTCTAAAAAGAGTTAACATTTCGCCTTTAGGTTCTGCTGCACTTGCGGGTACAAGTTATCCGTTGGATAGAGAGTTTACTGCTAAACTGCTTGGTTTTACTGATGTAACAAGAAACAGTATGGATGCTGTTAGTGACAGAGACTTTATTGCTGAAACGATTTTTAACTGTGCGATGGTTATGATGCATCTTTCAAGGCTTTCTGAAGAACTTGTTTTGTGGTCAACAGAAGAATTTGGATTTATAGAGCTCCCGGATGCTTTTTGTACAGGTAGTTCAATTATGCCTCAAAAGAAGAATCCTGATGTTTCAGAGCTCACTCGTGGTAAAACAGGAAGAGTATATGGAGATTTGATGGCAATTTTGACAATTCTTAAAGGACTTCCTTTAACCTACAATAGAGATTTGCAAGAAGATAAAGAACCTCTATTTGATGCAATAGATACAGTAAAGCTTGCTCTTAAAGTTAACGCAAAAATTGTAGGAGGAATGAAACCAAGAAAAGAAAGGATGAAAGAGCAAGCTAAAAAAGGTTTTTCTCTTGCAACTGATGTAGCTGACTATCTTGCTAAAAAAGGAGTTCCATTTAGAGAGGCTCATAGAATAGTTGGAGAGCTTGTGGCTTATTGCCTTAACAAAGGAAAGAGTCTTGAAAACTTAACGCTTGAAGAGTTCAAACAGTTTTCGGATAAATTTAATGAAGATGTTCTTTCGCTTATGAGTGTGGAAGGTTCTGTTAACAGCAGGAATATAATAGGTGGGACTGCCAAGGAACAGGTTTTATCCGAGATAAGGAAGATTAAAGAGGAAGAAGGATTTTAA
- the guaB gene encoding IMP dehydrogenase: MLEKGIKEALTFDDVLLVPNYSEVLPTQVDVRTKLTKKITLNIPIMSAAMDTVTEAELAIAIAREGGIGIIHKNLSIEEQAEEVDRVKRSESGMIVKPVTVSPDQTIADAEGLMRKYKISGLPVTDENGKLLGIITNRDIRFVKDYTKKIKEVMTKENLKTVPVGTTLEEAKEILHKYKIEKLPVVDENGYLKGLITIKDIEKKEKYPNACKDDLGRLMVGAAIGVGPEGFKRAEALIEAGVDVIVIDTAHGHSKGVIEMVEKIKGLYSDVDVIAGNVATPEGTEALIKAGADAVKVGIGPGSICTTRVVAGVGVPQLTAVAQCAEVADKYDISIIADGGIKFSGDIAKAIGAGARAVMIGSLFAGTKESPGELVLYQGRSYKVYRGMGSLGAMKRGSKDRYFQSEVEEKKLVPEGIEGMVPYRGPLADTIHQLVGGLRAGMGYCGAANIEEMRKKARFVKITSAGLKESHVHDVIITKEAPNYWIER, encoded by the coding sequence ATGCTCGAAAAAGGTATAAAGGAAGCCCTCACTTTTGATGATGTTTTATTAGTTCCAAACTACTCTGAGGTTCTTCCAACTCAAGTTGATGTAAGGACAAAGCTCACCAAGAAAATCACACTAAACATACCAATAATGAGCGCTGCAATGGACACTGTTACAGAAGCTGAACTTGCTATTGCTATCGCAAGAGAAGGTGGAATAGGAATCATTCACAAGAACCTGTCTATTGAAGAACAAGCAGAAGAAGTTGACAGAGTTAAAAGATCCGAAAGTGGAATGATCGTCAAGCCAGTTACAGTTTCTCCTGATCAAACAATAGCTGATGCAGAAGGTTTAATGAGAAAGTACAAAATTTCTGGTCTACCTGTAACAGACGAAAACGGAAAACTTCTTGGAATTATTACAAATAGAGATATCAGATTTGTAAAAGACTACACCAAAAAAATCAAAGAAGTAATGACAAAAGAAAACCTTAAGACTGTACCTGTAGGAACAACCCTTGAAGAAGCAAAAGAAATCCTTCATAAGTACAAAATAGAAAAATTGCCTGTAGTTGATGAAAACGGTTATCTTAAAGGACTTATAACAATTAAAGACATTGAGAAAAAAGAAAAGTATCCTAATGCATGTAAAGACGACCTTGGCCGCTTAATGGTAGGTGCTGCCATTGGTGTTGGTCCTGAAGGGTTTAAAAGAGCAGAAGCTCTTATTGAAGCAGGTGTTGATGTAATTGTTATTGACACTGCACACGGACATTCAAAAGGCGTCATAGAAATGGTAGAAAAAATAAAAGGTCTTTATTCTGATGTTGACGTAATTGCCGGAAACGTTGCTACTCCTGAAGGTACAGAAGCTCTTATAAAGGCAGGAGCTGACGCAGTAAAAGTAGGAATTGGCCCCGGTTCTATTTGTACAACAAGAGTTGTGGCTGGTGTAGGAGTTCCACAACTTACAGCAGTTGCTCAGTGCGCTGAAGTTGCCGATAAGTATGATATCTCAATCATTGCAGACGGTGGAATCAAATTCTCAGGTGATATTGCAAAAGCAATTGGAGCTGGCGCAAGAGCTGTAATGATTGGAAGTCTTTTTGCTGGAACAAAGGAAAGTCCAGGAGAGCTCGTACTTTATCAAGGAAGAAGCTATAAAGTTTACAGAGGTATGGGATCACTTGGAGCAATGAAGAGAGGTAGTAAGGATAGGTATTTCCAATCTGAAGTTGAAGAGAAAAAGCTTGTTCCAGAAGGTATTGAGGGAATGGTTCCATATAGAGGTCCTCTTGCCGATACTATTCACCAACTTGTAGGTGGACTTAGAGCTGGAATGGGTTACTGCGGAGCAGCTAACATTGAGGAAATGAGAAAGAAAGCAAGGTTTGTAAAGATTACTTCAGCAGGTCTAAAAGAATCCCACGTTCACGATGTCATAATTACCAAAGAAGCTCCAAACTACTGGATAGAAAGATAA
- a CDS encoding HNH endonuclease — translation MKLHPVLVLDRTYTPVSIFSHKKAFILDLLNKCEVLQYYKSIKLSSPTMDYPAPLVIRIPVLLRHWQSPTPTRRAVFIRDNFTCAYCGKIVKDNNATIDHVLPKSRGGTWSWTNLVTCCNECNQKKGNRLPEEAGMPLLYKPKRPSSFQIALNRWRNKINREFLEALSLYGIIVDKKKLPEGSR, via the coding sequence ATGAAACTACATCCTGTTTTGGTTCTTGACAGAACCTATACTCCTGTTTCCATTTTTTCCCACAAGAAAGCTTTTATTCTTGACCTTCTTAATAAATGTGAAGTCCTGCAGTATTATAAAAGTATAAAACTTTCTTCTCCAACTATGGACTATCCAGCTCCTCTTGTTATCAGAATTCCCGTCCTTTTAAGACACTGGCAGTCGCCTACTCCAACAAGAAGAGCTGTTTTTATAAGAGATAATTTTACTTGTGCTTATTGTGGGAAAATTGTAAAGGATAACAATGCTACTATTGACCATGTTCTTCCAAAAAGTCGTGGTGGAACATGGAGCTGGACAAATCTTGTGACTTGTTGTAATGAATGCAATCAGAAAAAAGGAAATAGACTTCCAGAGGAAGCAGGGATGCCATTACTTTACAAACCTAAGAGACCTTCAAGTTTTCAGATAGCTTTGAACAGGTGGAGAAACAAAATAAACAGAGAATTTTTAGAGGCACTCTCTCTTTATGGAATAATTGTTGATAAAAAAAAGCTCCCCGAAGGGAGCCGTTAA